The genomic stretch CAGTCAGTGAGTTTGTTGCTGCTGGTGTCGATTGTGTGGAGCATGGCACTGGGTTAAGTGACGACGCTATTGCTGAGATGGCCGACAAAAATGTTGCCTTGGTGCCAACGATGACACAGTTAGCTACTTTCCCCGAATTGGCTGCCGGTGGAGATGAGAAATATCCGACCTGGGCTAAACATATGCGCGCCCTGTATGCCAGCCATATCGAGGTGATTGGCAAAGCGATGGACGCTGGAGTGGCGATTTATGCTGGCACGGACGCTGGCGGGCGACTGGTGCATGGTCGGATTGACGAGGAAATAGAACTACTTGCCAAGCTAGGCGGTGCCGAGTTCGCGTTAGGAGCAGCGTCTTGGCGAGCTCGTGAATGGCTAGGGGCACCAAATATTAACCCTGGCGAACCAGCCGATTTTGTGTGTTACGCAAGAGACCCGCGCAAGGATATTTCAGTTGTTCACACGCCCTTAGCTATTGTGTTGAAAGGTCGTCTGGTATCAGGCTAAGACTTAGAGCTCAGCCAATATTGGTTAGGACGATTTCCTGGTTTGTAGCAAATCTGGCATAATTCTTTGGTGCGTCTGTGTCCAGGTGCCCTCTCATCACTGGAGACGCTAGACACCACGGTTCGCCGATGTGCACCCCACGCACTAAAGCGCAACCACCACCAGATTTTATATAGGAGATTCCACACAAGTGGCTACCAAGATTCGTTTGAAGAGGCTCGGCAAGATTCGTCAGCCGCACTATCGCGTCATTGTTATTGATGAGCGCGCCAAGCGTAATGGAACTGCCATCGAAGAGATTGGCCAGTACCATCCCAAGGAAGACCCGTCGATTATTAGCATCGACTCTGAGCGCGTCCAGTATTGGCTAGGCGTTGGCGCCCAGCCGACTGATGCGGTTGTGGCATTGTTGAAGCGCACCGGTGACTGGCAGAAATTTACTGGCGAGGATGTGCCCTCTGGCATTGACTATGCTCCAGCTAAGCCTGACAAGCTAGCGTTGTTCAACGCTGCTTTAGCTGAGGCTGATGATGAGCCGACCACTGAGGCTATCTCTAAGAAGGCTGACGCTAAGGAATCGGCTGATGATAAGGCTGAGGAAAAGCCTGAAGAGACTGCAACTAAGGATAAGTCCGAGGATCAGGCAAAAGCTGAGAAAGCTGACGAGGCGTAACCTATGCTTGCTGAAGCATTGGAACATTTAGTTTCTGGTATCGTCTCTCATCCTGACGACGTTACGGTTCGTGACAAGCACATTCGCAGTGGGCGAATGCTGGAGGTGCGTGTCCATCCCGATGACATCGGCAAAGTTATCGGGCGTCAAGGTCGCACTGCTACAGCTATTCGAAAAGTGATTGGCGCTTTGTCTTCCGGCGAATCAATTCGTGTTGATTTTGTGGATGTGGATCGAAAATCCCGTACCCGCCGATAACTATTATTAGCAGCGCCTCGCCCGTAAACGGGTGGGGCGCTGTCTTATTTATAAGCTAAGAGGGCATATGAAAACCGTCGAAGTAGTGGTTGGTCGAGTAGGACGTGCTCACGGGGTTCGAGGCGATTTCGCGGTGATCGAGCATAGCGATGAACCAGATATTCGATTTGCCCCAGGAGCCAAATTGCGGCTAGAAAATCAGTCGCAATCCTTTGAGGTAGTTTCAAAGAAACGAGTGTCTGGGCGACTCATCATTCATCTAGCTGGTGTTAATGATCGTGACCAAGTAGCGAAAATACAGGGAAAGCTTCTAGTAACAGATGTGGATGCGACCCAGACCCCAAATAATCCCAACGAGTTCTACGACCGTCAACTCATTGGCTTGCGTCTTGTTGGTCCAGATGGCAGCGATTTTGGTGAAATCACTGAAATTTGGCACCCACCGGCTCAGGATGTTTTGGTGGCTGGCCAGATTACTATTCCGTTTGTGTCCGCTTTGGTGGATCTAGTTGATATCCAGGCTGGGAAAGTGTTGCTCACTCAAGCTGGCGTCCAGGTGTGTGATAGCTGATGCGTATCGACGTTATTTCTATTTTCCCGCAGTACTTTGCGGTGTTGGATTTAAGTTTGATTGGCAAAGCTAAACAGTCTGGTTTATTAGATATTAAGGCTCACGACTTACGGGATTGGACTTATGACCGTCACCGTAG from Vaginimicrobium propionicum encodes the following:
- the rpsP gene encoding 30S ribosomal protein S16, which produces MATKIRLKRLGKIRQPHYRVIVIDERAKRNGTAIEEIGQYHPKEDPSIISIDSERVQYWLGVGAQPTDAVVALLKRTGDWQKFTGEDVPSGIDYAPAKPDKLALFNAALAEADDEPTTEAISKKADAKESADDKAEEKPEETATKDKSEDQAKAEKADEA
- a CDS encoding RNA-binding protein; its protein translation is MLAEALEHLVSGIVSHPDDVTVRDKHIRSGRMLEVRVHPDDIGKVIGRQGRTATAIRKVIGALSSGESIRVDFVDVDRKSRTRR
- the rimM gene encoding ribosome maturation factor RimM (Essential for efficient processing of 16S rRNA); translated protein: MKTVEVVVGRVGRAHGVRGDFAVIEHSDEPDIRFAPGAKLRLENQSQSFEVVSKKRVSGRLIIHLAGVNDRDQVAKIQGKLLVTDVDATQTPNNPNEFYDRQLIGLRLVGPDGSDFGEITEIWHPPAQDVLVAGQITIPFVSALVDLVDIQAGKVLLTQAGVQVCDS